ATGAGGATGACGCGCCGCGGCGTGACGAACAGATCGTACTTGCCCGCGAGCGCCTTCGACCGCAGCATCACGGGCGAGCAGGGGCTCAGTTTCACGTTCAGGCCGGCGCGTTCCAGCCGGCGCGCCAGACGCCGCGCGTAAACGCCGAGCGCCTTTTCGTCGGTCGTGTAGGCCAGCTTCAGCTCGCCGGGGCGTCCAAAGCGCGCCGGCCGTCCCAGCGCGGCCTCGCGCAGTCCGCGCAGCAGTTCGCCGGACGCGTCCACGCGCGGATTGACCGCCAGCAGATAGAGCCCGTCCAGCTCCTTCTCGCCGGCGTGGGCGCGCCGCGCCCCCGAGGAAGCGGCCGAAAGCGCGTCGAGCCGCGAGCGGTAATAAAAGCCCGTTCCGGCGATCAGGCACAGCGTCAGCGCCGCGACGATAAAAGCGCGTTTGATCATGGTCTCACCCTTTTCGAAAATCCGTTGGCGTTAGTTTCAGTGAACTTCGCCTCTATTGTACCGCAATTTTTGGGGAAAGAACACGCTCGTCCCCGTCGTGGCATAAAATCCGGCGACGAGGGATCCGTCCCGGCGGGGAGAGATTTTTATCTGTCGCAACTTTCCGATCTTTCATATATAATAAATGCGGAGGGAAGGGGATGGATTCCATGGGCGAGACATACGAACAGCTGCGCATCATTCTGGACGCGGACGGAGACTTCGTCGCCGGCGGCGGGGAATTGTCGGCCGCCAGGCAGTTTATTGCCTTATGCGCGCGCGGCTCGGCGGCGGAGATAGAAACGGCGCTGCGCCGGGGCGCTCCGGCCGAGGCCCGCGACGAACGCGGCGTGACGCCGCTGACGGCGGCGCTGAACTCCAATGCCAGCCTGGCGGCGCTGAAAGTCCTGCTCGAGCGCGGCGCGCCCTTGGAAACGAGAAACGGCGAGCACGCTACGCCCCTGATGATCGCCGCGCAGAAACGCAGCGCCGTCGTCGTCGATCTGCTCGTCGAAGCGGGAGCGAAAGTCGGCGCCCGCGACCGGCAGGGCCGCACGGCGCTGATGTACGCCGCGGCCTACAACCGCGACGCTGCCGTCGTCGACATCCTGTTGCGCTCCGGCGCGCAGATCGACCGCGGCGACCGCGGCGGCATGAGCGCGCTGATGTACGCGCTCAAGCAGGTCGTGCCGTCGCCCGCCGTGGTGCGCCTCCTGCTGCTGGCGGGCGCGGACGCCAACCTCCGCGACAAAGACGGCTGGACGCCGCTGAAGCTGGCCGTCGCCTACAACAAAACGACCGAAGCCGTCGCACTGCTCCTCGGCGCCGGCGCGCGCCCCGGCCGCGACGAAACGGAACGGGAAACGCTGACGAGGCTGCTCCATCAGAATCCGCTGATGAGCAGCGCCGACAAGACCCGGCTGAGCAGCCGCCTGTCCCGTTTCTACTGTTCCGAAGAAAAGGAGCCGTAACGCCGGTTCCCGACAGAAAGTGATAAGCGCTTCTCCGGTTCCGGATTGGGCCGACGATGAGATCATGCCCTTTGGCGGCGATCGAAAGGAGAACCGAGTCATGGGGAAAGAGATACTGAACATCCATTGCCCTCAGTGCGGGGCGCCGGCAAACTTCGACATTGTCCATCAGGTCTATGAATGCGGCTACTGCGGCGGAACGGTGAAGGTCGAGGCGGCGCTGGAGGAAAAAAAGGATTACCGGAACGCGCAGCAGAAAAAAATGAAGAAGTCGGCCGAGGCGTTTGCTTTGGAGTCTGCGTCCTGCAGCGGGTGCGGCGCGACGATTGTGTTCGAGGAAAACGAGGCTCTGTCGAAATGCGCGTTTTGCGGCAGGAGCCTGGTGCGGAAAGAGTATCTGTACGAGGCGGGACTGCCGGAGAGCGTCATCCCGTTCAGGCTCACGAAAGCGGAAGCGCAGCAAAGGCTGGAAGAATGGTGCGACCGGAACAGGCGCAAAAAGGAGGCCAAGCATCTGCGCCCCCTGATCCCCGAGCTGAAGGGATTCTATCTTCCCTACGAGATGGTGCGCGGCCCGGTGCATTGCCGCGTGAGCTGCAAGAGGACGGCCGAGGTCTACGGCTTCGAGGGTTTTGTGAACGATGAGTTCGTAAACGGTTCGAAACAGCTCGACAATTTACTGCTGGACGCCATGGAACCGTTCGATCTGGACGGTCTTGAAGCCTTCGATTTCGCCTATGTGGCGGGACAGCATGTAAAGATAACGGATATATCCGAGGCCGAAGCCGAAAGGCGGATGACGGAAGAGGTCTCGGAAAACTACCGGCCGCAGCTGGAAAAGATGTGGGGCACCAAGGCGATCAAGATCAATACGGAGGCAAAGTCCGCCGTCAGGCTGCCAGTGCTTTTGCCGGTCTATTATATTTCCGGCGGGGATATCCATGCG
This sequence is a window from Pyramidobacter sp. YE332. Protein-coding genes within it:
- a CDS encoding ankyrin repeat domain-containing protein — translated: MGETYEQLRIILDADGDFVAGGGELSAARQFIALCARGSAAEIETALRRGAPAEARDERGVTPLTAALNSNASLAALKVLLERGAPLETRNGEHATPLMIAAQKRSAVVVDLLVEAGAKVGARDRQGRTALMYAAAYNRDAAVVDILLRSGAQIDRGDRGGMSALMYALKQVVPSPAVVRLLLLAGADANLRDKDGWTPLKLAVAYNKTTEAVALLLGAGARPGRDETERETLTRLLHQNPLMSSADKTRLSSRLSRFYCSEEKEP